A single region of the Chiloscyllium punctatum isolate Juve2018m chromosome 15, sChiPun1.3, whole genome shotgun sequence genome encodes:
- the chodl gene encoding chondrolectin, with protein sequence MLPHQVLSTRMFVLILSGILGGGSSTRVLSGQTVCYGGPEYPCYKIAYFQDLSRRIGFEEASQACEMDGGALVSIRSATEQRLIESLLQDLTKSGSGLSDGDFWIGLRRSDEGQSHNTFSGCPNLYRWTDGSAAKFRNWYADEPSCGSEACVVMYHQLTAQPGLGGPYLYQWNDDRCNMKHNFVCKYASENLLTNESEDLVESDYVSENVSAGPELKVQPPSNSADDQHHMVVTESSGIMPNVVYVIIPTIPLLLLLVVALATCCIQMLTRSKDRSKSSPNESTLWISAAPKKENLADV encoded by the exons GTCAGACCGTGTGCTATGGCGGCCCAGAGTACCCCTGCTACAAGATCGCCTACTTCCAGGACCTAAGCCGACGTATCGGCTTCGAGGAGGCGAGTCAGGCTTGTGAGATGGACGGGGGAGCCCTTGTCAGCATCCGCTCAGCCACTGAACAGCGGCTGATTGAGAGcctcctccaggacctcaccaagTCGGGCTCTGGGCTTTCGGATGGGGATTTCTGGATTGGACTGAGGAGGAGCGATGAGGGCCAGTCCCACAACACTTTCAGTGGATGCCCCAACCTCTACAGGTGGACAGATGGAAGTGCAGCCAAGTTCAG GAACTGGTATGCAGATGAGCCTTCGTGTGGGAGTGAGGCTTGTGTAGTGATGTATCACCAACTGACCGCTCAGCCTGGCCTGGGAGGCCCCTACCTCTATCAGTGGAATGACGACAGGTGTAATATGAAGCACAACTTTGTCTGCAAGTATGCCTCAG AAAACCTCTTGACCAATGAATCGGAAGACCTTGTGGAGTCAGATTATG TTTCAGAAAATGTGTCCGCGGGCCCAGAACTCAAGGTTCAACCACCGAGTAACTCTGCTGATGACCAACACCACATGGTTGTGACAGAATCATCAG GGATAATGCCCAATGTGGTGTACGTCATCATTCCTACAATTCCACTGCTGTTGTTGTTGGTGGTTGCCCTGGCAACCTGCTGCATCCAGATGTTGACCAGAAG CAAAGACCGATCAAAGAGCAGCCCAAATGAGTCGACTCTCTGGATATCCGCAGCTCCGAAAAAGGAGAACCTTGCTGATGTTTAG